One part of the Neisseria zalophi genome encodes these proteins:
- a CDS encoding SPFH domain-containing protein has protein sequence MDLGFLLNFPLLILIVVVVFGFKSFTVVPQQEAYVVERLGRFYKVLNPGLNILIPFIDRIAYKHTLKEIPLDVPSQVCITRDNTQLTVDGIIYFQVTDPKLASYGSSNYIMAITQLAQTTLRSVIGRMELDKTFEERDEINSIVVSALDEAAISWGVKVLRYEIKDLIPPQEILRSMQAQITAEREKRARIAESEGRKIEQINLASGQREAEIQQSEGEAQAAINASNGEKIARINHAQGEAEALRLVAEANADAIRKIAEALQNPGGNQAVNLKIAEQYVEAFSKLAKESNTLIMPANVADIGSLVSAGLKIVEGNNKPAQ, from the coding sequence ATGGATCTTGGCTTTTTATTAAATTTTCCCTTGTTGATTTTAATTGTCGTGGTGGTATTCGGCTTCAAATCGTTTACCGTTGTGCCACAACAGGAAGCCTATGTTGTCGAGCGTTTGGGGCGTTTTTATAAGGTATTGAACCCCGGTTTGAATATTCTGATTCCGTTTATCGACCGTATCGCCTATAAACATACCCTAAAAGAAATCCCGCTTGATGTGCCCAGTCAGGTGTGTATCACCCGTGACAACACCCAATTAACGGTGGACGGCATTATTTATTTCCAAGTAACCGATCCCAAACTGGCTTCTTATGGTTCGAGCAACTACATTATGGCCATCACCCAACTGGCGCAAACCACTTTGCGTTCGGTTATCGGCCGTATGGAATTGGATAAAACCTTTGAAGAGCGCGATGAAATCAACAGTATTGTCGTATCGGCTTTGGATGAAGCCGCCATATCGTGGGGTGTAAAAGTATTGCGCTACGAAATCAAAGACTTGATTCCGCCGCAAGAAATTCTGCGTTCTATGCAGGCGCAAATTACCGCCGAACGTGAAAAACGTGCCCGTATTGCCGAATCGGAAGGCCGCAAAATCGAACAAATCAACTTGGCCAGCGGTCAACGTGAAGCGGAAATCCAACAATCCGAAGGTGAAGCGCAAGCGGCTATCAATGCGTCCAACGGTGAAAAAATCGCCCGCATCAACCATGCCCAAGGTGAAGCCGAAGCCCTGCGTCTGGTGGCCGAAGCCAATGCCGACGCCATCCGCAAAATTGCCGAAGCCCTGCAAAACCCCGGTGGCAATCAGGCCGTGAACCTAAAAATCGCCGAGCAATATGTAGAAGCCTTCAGCAAACTGGCGAAAGAAAGCAATACCTTGATTATGCCGGCCAATGTCGCCGATATCGGCAGCTTGGTTTCTGCCGGATTGAAAATCGTAGAAGGCAACAACAAACCTGCCCAATAA
- a CDS encoding NfeD family protein: MMLWFIAAALILILELFIGTIYLLVVSAALFGAGIAALLFNSLSISILVAAILSAVGIWWTHGWIKRRRHSDNEESARNDLDIGQTVKITRHLHGANYEVHYRGTLWQAQAQNAASSDAPVSQTAVIVGKNGNTLLIQLH; the protein is encoded by the coding sequence ATGATGCTATGGTTTATTGCTGCCGCACTGATTTTAATTCTCGAATTATTCATCGGTACCATTTATCTGTTAGTGGTCAGTGCCGCCCTATTCGGTGCCGGTATTGCCGCACTTTTATTTAACAGTCTCAGCATCAGCATCTTGGTGGCTGCAATACTTTCCGCCGTCGGTATTTGGTGGACACACGGTTGGATTAAACGCCGCCGCCATTCCGATAACGAAGAATCCGCCCGCAATGATTTGGACATCGGTCAAACGGTAAAGATTACCCGCCACCTGCACGGTGCAAACTATGAAGTGCATTACCGCGGCACACTCTGGCAGGCTCAGGCGCAAAATGCCGCTTCTTCCGATGCACCGGTTTCGCAAACTGCCGTTATTGTCGGGAAAAACGGCAATACCCTTCTTATCCAACTACATTAA
- the rlmB gene encoding 23S rRNA (guanosine(2251)-2'-O)-methyltransferase RlmB: MANQRLIYGFHAVNARLWQNPKSITELYIQEGRNDARTRDVLEKAATEKVRVHFAAADRLNTISKGARHQGVVGFIDASKNHVHLEDVLENLSEPALLLVLDGITDPHNLGACLRTADAMGVHAVIAPKDKSAGLNATVSKVACGAAETVPYITVTNLARTLRELKEYGIWVVGTDMEGSSDLYHCDLPESVAWVMGNEGEGMRRLTREHCDLLVSVPMFGTVESMNVSVTAGMVLSETRRRRVLATEQ; the protein is encoded by the coding sequence ATGGCAAACCAAAGACTTATATACGGCTTTCACGCTGTAAACGCCCGCTTGTGGCAAAACCCGAAAAGCATTACCGAGCTTTATATCCAAGAAGGCCGCAACGATGCCCGCACCCGCGACGTGCTCGAAAAAGCGGCTACCGAAAAAGTGCGCGTTCATTTCGCAGCGGCGGATAGATTAAACACCATCAGCAAAGGGGCACGCCATCAGGGCGTGGTCGGCTTTATCGACGCTTCTAAAAACCATGTGCATCTGGAAGACGTTTTGGAAAACCTAAGCGAACCGGCCCTATTATTGGTATTAGACGGCATTACCGACCCGCACAACCTCGGTGCCTGCCTGCGTACCGCCGACGCAATGGGCGTACACGCCGTTATCGCGCCGAAAGACAAAAGTGCGGGGCTGAACGCCACCGTTAGCAAAGTAGCCTGCGGCGCGGCGGAAACCGTGCCCTATATTACCGTCACCAACCTTGCCCGTACCCTGCGCGAGTTGAAAGAATACGGCATTTGGGTGGTCGGCACCGATATGGAAGGCAGCAGCGACCTATACCACTGCGACCTGCCCGAAAGCGTGGCGTGGGTAATGGGCAATGAGGGCGAAGGTATGCGCCGCCTTACCCGCGAACATTGCGATTTGCTGGTTTCAGTGCCAATGTTTGGCACGGTGGAAAGCATGAACGTATCGGTTACCGCCGGTATGGTTTTGAGCGAAACACGCCGCCGCCGCGTGTTAGCCACTGAACAATAA
- a CDS encoding multifunctional CCA addition/repair protein produces the protein MKTYLVGGAVRDRLLNLPVTDRDWVVVGADAAEMMAAGFRPVGKDFPVFLHPQSQEEYALARTERKTAKGYAGFDFYAEKDVTLEQDLMRRDLTINAMAQDSDGLIIDPFGGQHDLQHKVLRHVSPAFAEDPVRILRTARFAARYDFEVAPETMILMRQMVENGEVDALVAERVWQELAKGLMEPKPVRMFEVLRACGALKVLLPEVDALFGVPQRADYHPEIDCGIHTMMVLQYAADSGLTLPERYAALLHDLGKALTPADILPRHHGHDMAGVEPVRTVNARWKVPKACAELAELVCRWHIIFHSVGELKPATVLKTLKKVDAFRRPQRFEAALNVCVADTRGRLHRENAPYPQRAHWLELLHAANNIDTAAIAAAYAETPQKIAEAIDKARLAEINPVQTAYKAQYAGKGH, from the coding sequence ATGAAAACTTATCTGGTCGGCGGCGCCGTGCGCGACCGTTTATTGAATCTGCCGGTTACCGATCGCGATTGGGTGGTGGTGGGGGCGGATGCGGCAGAAATGATGGCGGCGGGTTTTCGGCCGGTCGGCAAGGATTTTCCGGTTTTTCTGCATCCGCAAAGTCAGGAAGAATATGCTTTGGCGCGCACCGAACGCAAAACGGCCAAAGGCTATGCCGGCTTTGATTTTTATGCCGAAAAAGACGTCACCTTAGAGCAGGATTTAATGCGCCGCGATTTAACCATCAATGCGATGGCGCAGGATTCAGACGGCCTGATTATCGACCCTTTCGGCGGACAGCACGATTTACAGCATAAGGTGTTGCGCCACGTTTCCCCCGCCTTTGCCGAAGATCCGGTACGGATTTTGCGCACTGCCCGTTTTGCCGCCCGCTATGATTTTGAAGTGGCCCCCGAAACCATGATATTGATGCGGCAGATGGTGGAAAACGGCGAAGTCGATGCGTTGGTGGCGGAACGGGTGTGGCAGGAATTGGCGAAAGGGTTGATGGAGCCGAAGCCGGTTCGTATGTTTGAAGTGTTGCGTGCGTGCGGCGCTTTAAAGGTATTGCTGCCGGAGGTGGATGCCTTGTTCGGCGTGCCGCAACGTGCCGACTATCACCCCGAAATCGATTGCGGTATCCACACCATGATGGTGTTGCAATATGCGGCAGACAGCGGTTTGACCCTGCCCGAACGCTATGCCGCGCTGTTGCACGATTTGGGCAAGGCGTTGACCCCGGCCGATATTCTGCCGCGCCATCACGGCCACGATATGGCAGGAGTAGAACCCGTCCGCACGGTAAACGCGCGTTGGAAAGTGCCGAAAGCCTGCGCTGAGTTGGCGGAATTGGTGTGCCGTTGGCATATTATTTTTCATAGCGTGGGCGAATTAAAGCCGGCGACGGTGTTGAAAACATTAAAAAAAGTAGATGCTTTCCGCCGTCCGCAGCGTTTTGAAGCGGCTTTGAATGTGTGTGTCGCCGATACGCGCGGCCGCTTGCATCGTGAAAATGCCCCGTATCCGCAACGTGCCCACTGGCTCGAACTGCTGCATGCGGCTAATAATATCGACACGGCAGCGATTGCCGCGGCTTATGCGGAAACGCCGCAGAAAATCGCCGAAGCCATTGATAAGGCGCGTTTGGCGGAAATTAATCCGGTTCAGACGGCCTATAAAGCACAATATGCGGGCAAAGGGCATTAA
- a CDS encoding type I restriction endonuclease subunit R translates to MTETQPIAETNHFIILDKYTKIEQSGSYQTESQLEQELISDLQNQGYEYRKDLNSTEKLLANLREQVQKLNHITFSDNEWQRFLEEYLHRPSENLIERTRKIHDNHIYDFIFDDGHIKNIALLDKKNITRNHVQVINQFEQKGSHANRYDVTILINGLPLVHVELKKRGVSIREAFNQVHRYSKESLNDKHSLFQYVQMFVISNGTDTRYFANTTQRNKNSFDFTMNWAKKDNSLIKDLKDFTATFFEKKSLLSVLLHYSVFDSNDTLLIMRPYQIAATERILWKIKSAYQAKNWRNVESGGYIWHTTGSGKTLTSFKTARLATELDFIDKVFFVVDRKDLDYQTMKEYQRFSPDSVNGSTNTAGLKRNIEKQDNRIIVTTIQKLNNLIKSEEDLPIYNKQVVFIFDECHRSQFGEAQKNIKQKFKRYYQFGFTGTPILKDNALGNKTTQDVFGELLHTYVITDAIRDEKVLKFKVDYNNVRPNFQQMESEKDEHKLSALETKQALLHPKRIEEISQYILDNFNKKTHRRNGNQGFNAMFAVSSVDAAKLYYESFKKLQADSPNPLKIATIFSFAANEEQSAVGDIPDENTDPTAMDASAKEFLNAAIQDYNALFKTNFSVDSKSFENYYRDLSSKVKYRKVDLLIVVGMFLTGFDAPTLNTLFVDKNLRYHGLIQAYSRTNRIYDSTKSFGNIVTFRDLEQDTIDAITLFGNQNTANVVLERSYQEYMNGYTDTNGKEHPGYADIVKELQERFPTPDAIDTEKDKKDFAKLFGKYLKVENILQNYDEFTVLQTWQQIDQTDADAVAEFKDKFYLNDADIAAIPAVEIPSERTIQDYLSTYRDIRDWLRRKKESENPEQTELDWNDVDFDVDLLKSQEINLDYILELIWEHNQKTKNKSALAEEIRRTIRASGNAAKESMIVDFINRTDLDKIVDKAGIIESFYAFARDVQQHEVQALIDEEALNIDAAKRYISASLKREYASEHGTALNDMLPKMSPLNPAYHTKKQSVFEKVSALVEKFKGVGGDIS, encoded by the coding sequence ATGACCGAAACCCAACCTATCGCCGAAACCAATCATTTTATTATTCTAGATAAATATACCAAAATCGAACAAAGCGGGTCTTATCAAACCGAAAGCCAATTGGAGCAAGAGCTGATTAGCGATTTGCAAAACCAAGGCTATGAATACCGCAAAGATTTAAATAGCACGGAAAAACTATTGGCCAATCTGCGCGAACAGGTGCAAAAACTCAACCATATTACTTTCAGCGATAATGAATGGCAGCGTTTTTTAGAAGAATACCTCCATAGGCCGTCTGAAAACCTGATTGAGCGAACCCGTAAAATCCACGATAACCATATTTATGACTTTATATTTGATGATGGCCATATTAAAAATATCGCGCTCTTAGATAAGAAAAATATCACCCGCAACCATGTGCAGGTGATTAATCAGTTTGAGCAAAAAGGCAGCCATGCCAACCGCTATGATGTCACCATTTTAATCAACGGCCTGCCTTTGGTGCATGTCGAATTGAAAAAGCGCGGGGTGTCTATTCGCGAGGCGTTTAATCAGGTACACCGTTATAGCAAAGAGAGCTTAAACGATAAACATTCGCTGTTTCAATATGTGCAGATGTTTGTGATTTCCAACGGCACCGATACGCGCTATTTTGCCAATACCACCCAGCGCAATAAAAACAGCTTTGATTTCACCATGAATTGGGCGAAAAAAGATAATTCGCTGATTAAAGATTTAAAAGACTTTACGGCAACGTTTTTTGAAAAAAAATCGTTGTTGAGCGTATTGCTTCATTATTCGGTGTTTGACTCAAACGATACCCTGCTAATTATGCGCCCTTATCAAATTGCAGCCACCGAGCGCATTCTCTGGAAAATCAAAAGTGCTTATCAGGCAAAAAATTGGCGGAATGTCGAAAGCGGCGGCTATATTTGGCATACCACAGGATCGGGCAAAACCTTAACCAGTTTTAAAACAGCACGGCTGGCCACGGAATTGGATTTTATTGATAAAGTATTTTTTGTGGTTGACCGCAAAGACCTTGACTATCAAACCATGAAAGAATATCAACGCTTTTCACCCGACAGTGTAAACGGCTCGACCAACACCGCCGGGCTGAAGCGCAATATTGAAAAACAAGACAATAGAATCATTGTTACCACGATTCAAAAACTAAACAATCTGATAAAAAGTGAAGAAGACCTACCGATTTATAATAAGCAGGTTGTGTTTATTTTTGATGAATGCCACCGTTCGCAATTTGGCGAAGCGCAAAAAAATATCAAGCAAAAATTCAAACGCTATTATCAGTTTGGCTTCACCGGCACGCCGATTCTCAAAGACAATGCTTTAGGCAATAAAACTACGCAAGATGTATTCGGCGAGCTGCTACATACTTATGTGATCACCGATGCTATTCGCGATGAAAAAGTATTGAAATTTAAAGTGGACTACAACAATGTTCGGCCAAACTTTCAGCAGATGGAAAGCGAGAAAGACGAGCATAAACTTTCTGCTTTGGAAACGAAACAGGCTTTATTGCACCCCAAACGTATTGAAGAAATTTCGCAATATATTTTAGATAATTTTAATAAGAAAACACACCGCCGCAATGGCAACCAAGGCTTTAATGCTATGTTTGCCGTGAGCAGCGTTGATGCGGCCAAACTCTATTATGAATCTTTTAAAAAGCTTCAAGCAGACAGCCCCAACCCACTGAAAATCGCCACTATTTTCTCATTTGCCGCCAATGAAGAGCAAAGTGCCGTCGGCGATATTCCCGATGAAAATACCGACCCGACAGCAATGGACGCCAGTGCCAAAGAGTTTCTCAATGCGGCGATTCAAGATTATAACGCTCTGTTTAAAACCAATTTCAGCGTAGACAGCAAATCATTTGAAAATTATTACCGCGATTTATCTTCGAAAGTTAAATATCGGAAAGTGGATCTGCTGATTGTGGTCGGCATGTTCCTCACCGGCTTCGATGCGCCAACATTAAACACTTTATTTGTCGATAAAAACCTGCGCTATCACGGTCTCATACAAGCTTATTCACGTACCAACCGCATTTATGATTCAACAAAAAGCTTCGGCAATATTGTTACCTTCCGCGATTTGGAGCAAGACACCATTGATGCCATTACCCTATTTGGCAATCAAAATACTGCCAATGTGGTGCTGGAAAGAAGCTATCAGGAATATATGAACGGCTATACCGATACCAACGGTAAAGAACATCCGGGCTATGCGGATATTGTGAAAGAATTGCAAGAACGCTTCCCTACTCCCGATGCTATTGACACGGAAAAAGACAAAAAAGATTTTGCCAAATTGTTTGGCAAATATCTTAAAGTAGAAAATATCTTGCAAAACTATGATGAATTTACTGTTTTGCAAACATGGCAACAGATTGATCAAACCGATGCCGATGCAGTAGCCGAATTTAAAGATAAATTCTATTTGAATGATGCCGATATTGCAGCGATTCCCGCAGTTGAAATACCTAGTGAACGGACTATCCAAGATTATCTTTCTACCTACCGCGATATCCGCGATTGGCTACGCCGTAAGAAAGAAAGTGAAAACCCCGAACAAACCGAGCTTGATTGGAATGATGTAGATTTTGATGTGGACTTGCTCAAATCGCAAGAAATCAATCTGGATTATATTTTAGAATTGATTTGGGAACACAATCAGAAAACCAAGAATAAATCGGCATTGGCAGAAGAAATCCGCCGCACTATCCGCGCCAGTGGCAACGCGGCGAAAGAAAGCATGATTGTTGATTTTATCAATCGAACCGATCTGGATAAGATTGTCGATAAAGCAGGCATTATTGAATCTTTTTATGCTTTTGCCCGCGATGTACAACAACACGAAGTTCAAGCATTGATTGATGAAGAAGCACTCAATATTGATGCCGCCAAACGTTATATTTCCGCTTCGTTAAAACGTGAATATGCCAGCGAACACGGCACCGCGCTGAATGATATGCTGCCGAAAATGAGCCCGCTCAATCCGGCATACCATACGAAAAAACAAAGCGTTTTTGAAAAAGTTTCCGCACTGGTTGAAAAATTTAAAGGTGTAGGCGGCGATATTTCATAA
- a CDS encoding restriction endonuclease subunit S, giving the protein MNTNRIMEKLLQGAEVKWKILEEIADIANNARKPVKASFRVNGKIPYYGANNIQDYVEGHTHDGEFILIAEDGSSSLENYSIQWATGKFWANNHVHVIRSKPILQNRFLYHYLRNINFIPYLTGGTRAKLTKAKMLQIPIPIPPLSVQTKIVQILDTLTSLTAELTAELTMRKKQYHYYRNKLLNFTNQEVKWKELGEIGEIRMCKRILKHQTSNSGDIPFYKIGTFGKKPDAYISKELFDEYKNKYSYPKLGEVLISASGTIGRTVIFDGEDAYFQDSNIVWIGNNEDEILNKFLYYIYQVVNWNIAEGGTIKRLYNNNLRKIKIPIPPLEEQARIVAILDKFDTLAHSISEGLPREIELRQKQYEYYRNLLLDFPHPQ; this is encoded by the coding sequence AAACCAGTTAAAGCATCTTTTCGAGTCAATGGCAAAATACCTTACTACGGTGCTAATAATATTCAAGATTATGTAGAAGGGCATACACATGATGGAGAATTTATATTAATTGCAGAAGATGGATCATCCAGCCTTGAAAACTATTCCATTCAATGGGCAACAGGAAAATTTTGGGCTAATAATCATGTGCACGTTATTCGCAGCAAACCCATATTACAAAATCGTTTTTTATATCACTATTTACGAAATATTAATTTTATTCCCTATTTAACAGGTGGAACTAGAGCAAAATTAACAAAAGCAAAAATGTTACAAATTCCTATTCCTATTCCCCCTTTATCAGTCCAAACTAAAATCGTACAAATTTTAGACACACTAACCTCCCTTACAGCCGAGCTTACAGCCGAGCTTACCATGCGGAAAAAGCAATACCATTATTATCGCAACAAATTACTTAATTTTACAAATCAAGAAGTTAAATGGAAAGAATTAGGAGAAATTGGTGAAATTCGTATGTGCAAACGAATCTTAAAGCATCAAACTTCAAACTCTGGAGATATACCATTCTATAAAATAGGTACTTTTGGAAAAAAACCAGATGCTTATATATCAAAAGAATTATTTGATGAGTATAAAAATAAATATAGTTATCCTAAACTCGGAGAAGTTTTAATTTCCGCAAGTGGCACTATAGGCAGAACTGTAATATTTGATGGAGAAGATGCATATTTTCAAGATAGTAATATTGTATGGATTGGAAACAATGAAGATGAAATATTAAATAAATTTTTATACTATATTTATCAAGTTGTTAACTGGAATATTGCTGAAGGTGGAACTATTAAACGTCTTTATAATAATAATTTAAGAAAAATAAAAATCCCCATTCCACCACTTGAAGAACAAGCCCGTATTGTCGCCATTCTCGACAAATTCGACACCCTCGCCCACTCCATTAGCGAGGGCTTGCCGCGTGAAATCGAATTGCGTCAAAAGCAATATGAATACTACCGCAATTTATTGCTTGATTTTCCACACCCACAATAG